From one Chanodichthys erythropterus isolate Z2021 chromosome 3, ASM2448905v1, whole genome shotgun sequence genomic stretch:
- the LOC137006463 gene encoding zinc finger protein 271-like isoform X6 produces MRVHTGEKPFTCDQCGKSFSQSANLKAHMRIHTGERPEYVCFECEKTFTTVKTLKQHQRIHTGEKPYKCSQCDKRFSQLSNLKTHEMIHTGEKPYKCSHCDNRFSQLAHMKTHEMIHTGEKPYKCSQCDKRFNKSSALKRHEKIHTGEKPYNCSHCDKRFTQSVNLKTHERIHTGEKPHMCSQCGMRFNMSSSLKTHEMIHTGEKPYKCSQCDKRFNMSSSLKTHEMIHTEEKPFKCSHCDKRFTQSVNLKTHEKIHTGEKPFKCSHCDKRFTQSVNLKTHKRIHTGEKPYKCSQCGMRFSDSSYLKTHERIHTGEKHYKCSHCDKRFNQSSTLKRHEKIHTGEKPYKCSQCDKRFSRSSNLKTHERIHTGEKPYKCSHCDKRFNKSSSLKTHKRIHSRQKPHTCDQCGKSFTIKIHLKIHMKIHAVEKPHHHSVKS; encoded by the exons atgagagttcatacaggagagaagccattcacatgtgatcagtgtgggaagagtttcagtcaatcaGCAAACCTTAAAgcacacatgaggatccacacaggagagagacc agagtatgtgtgctttgagtgtgagaaaacttttactacagtaaaaactttaaaacagcaccagagaattcacactggagaaaaaccttacaagtgttcacagtgTGACAAGAGATTTAGTCAGTTATCAAATCTAAAAACACATGagatgatccacactggagaaaaaccttacaagtgttcacattGTGACAACAGATTTAGTCAGTTAGCACatatgaaaacacatgagatgatccacactggagaaaaaccttacaagtgttcacagtgtgacaagagattcaataAGTCATCAGCTCTGAAAAGACATGAgaagatccacactggagaaaaaccttacaattgttcacactgtgacaagagattcactCAGTCAGTAAATCTGAAAACAcacgagaggatccacactggagaaaaacctcacaTGTGTTCACAGTGTGGCATGAGATTCAATAtgtcatcatctctgaaaacacatgagatgatccacactggagaaaaaccttacaagtgttcacagtgtgacaagagattcaatatgtcatcatctctgaaaacacatgagatgatCCACACTGAAGAAAAACCTttcaagtgttcacactgtgacaagagattcactCAGTCAGTAAATCTGAAGACACATGAgaagatccacactggagaaaaacctttcaagtgttcacactgtgacaagagattcactCAGTCAGTAAATCTGAAAACACAcaagaggatccacactggagaaaaaccttacaagtgttcacagtgTGGCATGAGATTCAGTGATTCATcatatctgaaaacacatgagaggatccacactggagaaaaacattacaagtgttcacactgtgacaagagattcaatcaGTCATCAACTCTGAAACGGCATGAgaagatccacactggagaaaaaccttacaagtgttcacagtgtgacaagagattcagtcggtcatcaaatctgaaaacacatgagaggatccacactggagaaaaaccttacaagtgttcacactgtgacaagagattcaataagtcatcatctctgaaaacacaCAAGAGGATCCACAGCAGACAGAAGCcgcacacgtgtgatcagtgtggaaagagtttcactattaaaattcacctgaagatacacatgaagatccatgcagtggagaaaccacatcaccaCAGTGTGAAATCATGA
- the LOC137006463 gene encoding zinc finger protein 271-like isoform X10: MSDPEPCRMKHTEDTEEQRELIDVKEESEELSEVEQKHHDKPGEKPSSRLKTKNTFLKKRRANKSTTCTQCGKSFSTKQSLDVHMRVHTGEKPFTCDQCGKSFSQSANLKAHMRIHTGERPFTCDQCDKTFIRSSDLKSHQTVHTKEKPHSCSVCGKSFLLLCSLQKHEKIHTGVREYVCFECEKTFTTVKTLKQHQRIHTGEKPYKCSQCDKRFSQLSNLKTHEMIHTGEKPYKCSHCDNRFSQLAHMKTHEMIHTGEKPYKCSQCDKRFNKSSDLKTHERIHTGEKPHMCSQCGMRFNMSSSLKTHEMIHTGEKPYKCSQCDKRFNMSSSLKTHEMIHTEEKPFKCSHCDKRFTQSVNLKTHEKIHTGEKPFKCSHCDKRFTQSVNLKTHKRIHTGEKPYKCSQCGMRFSDSSYLKTHERIHTGEKHYKCSHCDKRFNQSSTLKRHEKIHTGEKPYKCSQCDKRFSRSSNLKTHERIHTGEKPYKCSHCDKRFNKSSSLKTHKRIHSRQKPHTCDQCGKSFTIKIHLKIHMKIHAVEKPHHHSVKS; the protein is encoded by the exons atgagtgatccagaaccctgcagaatgaaacacactgaagatactgaagaacaaagag agctaatagacgtgaaggaggagagtgaagaactgagtgaagtggagcagaaacatcatgacaaacctggagaaaaaccttcgAGTCGCTTaaagactaaaaatacatttttaaagaaaagaagagcaaataaatctacaacctgcactcagtgtggaaagagtttctcaaccaaacaaagtcttgatgttcacatgagagttcatacaggagagaagccattcacatgtgatcagtgtgggaagagtttcagtcaatcaGCAAACCTTAAAgcacacatgaggatccacacaggagagagaccgttcacatgtgatcaatgtgacaAAACATTTATTAGGTCATCAGACCTGAAGTCACACCAGACAGTCCATAcaaaggagaagccacattcatgttctgtgtgtggaaagagttttttacTGCTGTGTAGTTTACAAAAACATGAGAAAATTCAtactggtgtgagagagtatgtgtgctttgagtgtgagaaaacttttactacagtaaaaactttaaaacagcaccagagaattcacactggagaaaaaccttacaagtgttcacagtgTGACAAGAGATTTAGTCAGTTATCAAATCTAAAAACACATGagatgatccacactggagaaaaaccttacaagtgttcacattGTGACAACAGATTTAGTCAGTTAGCACatatgaaaacacatgagatgatccacactggagaaaaaccttacaagtgttcacagtgtgacaagagattcaataAGTCATCAG ATCTGAAAACAcacgagaggatccacactggagaaaaacctcacaTGTGTTCACAGTGTGGCATGAGATTCAATAtgtcatcatctctgaaaacacatgagatgatccacactggagaaaaaccttacaagtgttcacagtgtgacaagagattcaatatgtcatcatctctgaaaacacatgagatgatCCACACTGAAGAAAAACCTttcaagtgttcacactgtgacaagagattcactCAGTCAGTAAATCTGAAGACACATGAgaagatccacactggagaaaaacctttcaagtgttcacactgtgacaagagattcactCAGTCAGTAAATCTGAAAACACAcaagaggatccacactggagaaaaaccttacaagtgttcacagtgTGGCATGAGATTCAGTGATTCATcatatctgaaaacacatgagaggatccacactggagaaaaacattacaagtgttcacactgtgacaagagattcaatcaGTCATCAACTCTGAAACGGCATGAgaagatccacactggagaaaaaccttacaagtgttcacagtgtgacaagagattcagtcggtcatcaaatctgaaaacacatgagaggatccacactggagaaaaaccttacaagtgttcacactgtgacaagagattcaataagtcatcatctctgaaaacacaCAAGAGGATCCACAGCAGACAGAAGCcgcacacgtgtgatcagtgtggaaagagtttcactattaaaattcacctgaagatacacatgaagatccatgcagtggagaaaccacatcaccaCAGTGTGAAATCATGA
- the LOC137006463 gene encoding zinc finger protein 271-like isoform X5 gives MRVHTGEKPFTCDQCGKSFSQSANLKAHMRIHTGERPFTCDQCDKTFIRSSDLKSHQTHQRIHTGEKPYKCSQCDKRFSQLSNLKTHEMIHTGEKPYKCSHCDNRFSQLAHMKTHEMIHTGEKPYKCSQCDKRFNKSSALKRHEKIHTGEKPYNCSHCDKRFTQSVNLKTHERIHTGEKPHMCSQCGMRFNMSSSLKTHEMIHTGEKPYKCSQCDKRFNMSSSLKTHEMIHTEEKPFKCSHCDKRFTQSVNLKTHEKIHTGEKPFKCSHCDKRFTQSVNLKTHKRIHTGEKPYKCSQCGMRFSDSSYLKTHERIHTGEKHYKCSHCDKRFNQSSTLKRHEKIHTGEKPYKCSQCDKRFSRSSNLKTHERIHTGEKPYKCSHCDKRFNKSSSLKTHKRIHSRQKPHTCDQCGKSFTIKIHLKIHMKIHAVEKPHHHSVKS, from the exons atgagagttcatacaggagagaagccattcacatgtgatcagtgtgggaagagtttcagtcaatcaGCAAACCTTAAAgcacacatgaggatccacacaggagagagaccgttcacatgtgatcaatgtgacaAAACATTTATTAGGTCATCAGACCTGAAGTCACACCAGACA caccagagaattcacactggagaaaaaccttacaagtgttcacagtgTGACAAGAGATTTAGTCAGTTATCAAATCTAAAAACACATGagatgatccacactggagaaaaaccttacaagtgttcacattGTGACAACAGATTTAGTCAGTTAGCACatatgaaaacacatgagatgatccacactggagaaaaaccttacaagtgttcacagtgtgacaagagattcaataAGTCATCAGCTCTGAAAAGACATGAgaagatccacactggagaaaaaccttacaattgttcacactgtgacaagagattcactCAGTCAGTAAATCTGAAAACAcacgagaggatccacactggagaaaaacctcacaTGTGTTCACAGTGTGGCATGAGATTCAATAtgtcatcatctctgaaaacacatgagatgatccacactggagaaaaaccttacaagtgttcacagtgtgacaagagattcaatatgtcatcatctctgaaaacacatgagatgatCCACACTGAAGAAAAACCTttcaagtgttcacactgtgacaagagattcactCAGTCAGTAAATCTGAAGACACATGAgaagatccacactggagaaaaacctttcaagtgttcacactgtgacaagagattcactCAGTCAGTAAATCTGAAAACACAcaagaggatccacactggagaaaaaccttacaagtgttcacagtgTGGCATGAGATTCAGTGATTCATcatatctgaaaacacatgagaggatccacactggagaaaaacattacaagtgttcacactgtgacaagagattcaatcaGTCATCAACTCTGAAACGGCATGAgaagatccacactggagaaaaaccttacaagtgttcacagtgtgacaagagattcagtcggtcatcaaatctgaaaacacatgagaggatccacactggagaaaaaccttacaagtgttcacactgtgacaagagattcaataagtcatcatctctgaaaacacaCAAGAGGATCCACAGCAGACAGAAGCcgcacacgtgtgatcagtgtggaaagagtttcactattaaaattcacctgaagatacacatgaagatccatgcagtggagaaaccacatcaccaCAGTGTGAAATCATGA